TGCCATAAGTAAGAATTAATCAATTGCTTCTGTGTCGGATAGGTTGCAATTGGTAGGAGGCTTGGCATTGACGAACCCCAGCTTATGAAAATAATGAGAGCTACCCTTCACACACATAATGAGTGGTTTAAACTTCAAATGTGTAAAGATCACTTTGAAAATCTATTGAAGATTGATTCCTTAAAAGATGTTACTACTCCTTCGCTCGCTGCTGCTGCAATTTCAAAGTCAAATGCAGATAGTTGCTCTAACGGGTCTTCCCAAGTTACAGTATCTTCAAGCACCAGGATGGTGGAAGATGGGAGCAGTCTGACTCAAGTTTCATCTAGAGATGTTGTGTGTGATGAAAATGCAATACTGAAAGTAATGGTAAGTTATGAACTTAAGTTACATCTTTCTGTACATTGCCTTGCCTTTGAGTGgtggttttttggttttgaggAACTTTTTAGTTTTACCTCCATAGGCTTACCAAAGATTGGCATCTTCATAGATTATTCCTATCCATTGTGCATCATTTGTCATTCCCATTCCTGGTCTTTCCTTGCGACATAAGATTACTTGATTATCAATGCATTCCCCAACCAAAAGGGTTCCCCTATGTCAACAAGAAATGTTAATCCAGATCTTTGTATGGTTATCCCATCTTCTAAATTGTAACACATGTTTGTTCCGTACAACTAATTATACTATTTTGGACGATTGCAGGAGTTTCTAGCCTTGCCCAGGGCTGATGCCATCCATCTTCTTGCACAGTACAATGGAAACGCTGAGACAGTCATTCAGCAAATATTTGCATAGTTGAATTGTAGCGGTTTTGCAGCTATCCTATGTACGATTAATTTTTCCCTATTATTTGATTCAATTTGTGCATAAGAGTTTCCCATGTAGATAGACATACACGTAGTTACAAAGAGAGGTACAGTATTATGTCTTGTTAACGCTTAACACTGGCTGTTCTTGGTATATTATCATGTATGGGGATTCTGTCAGCCATTAATAAAACACTGTTGGTTgataaaaagatgaagaaagcaTTCATGGATTGGTTTTGTGGTTTTATATTGTTTGTTAGCATTGAGTAGGCCCAATTTGCCTTAGGTGTGTGGGTTTTTGGAGTTCTCCATTGCCTTGATTCTAAATGGCAATGCATGAAAATAAACTCTATATGTGAAGCATCAAATAGGTCACTATTGGGTATGAAAATGGAattgagtttttttcttttgccttttggaaaaagataattatttaaatttcattaataaaaagaaCCTAAATACAATCAAACGTTGTAACCGgcaaaaagaataataatataaatatacaatcAGCGTCCATCCAGCTCCAAGACACAATTAGGAGCCCCATACCCTTTGCTTATGCAGTAGAGGCTGCTGTGGATTATTATGCCAACTTTCCAaataattttcagaaaatatatttccaaAGTCAACCACTTGCATTGCCATTGCTAGCTAGAGCCTTGAAGGAGATACAAGCAAGCAGCGCACTTACAACACAACTCATTACTTAATGTtagattttggtgattttgacTCCCGGAGCTTCTTTTCGTCCGAAAGTAATTTTGCAAACCTACAATACAATACAAGCATTTTCTTGGTCAACAAGCATTAACACAAtcaatgatgatgatgaggagtCGTTGACTAATTCTAATTCAAGAAAAAATGTTGATTCTGCATCTGCAGCATAACCATCTGATAAGGGTTACCTTTGAAGTGCTTGCTGATTGGTGCCACCATTTTCAACTGGTTCGTAGAGACCCGTATCCAAATCCATGGTTGAAATTGGTTTCTGGAGCAATGTATTCCCAACTTCCACTAGATTTTCCAAGTTCTCCTTGGTAGCTTTATCAGCTGAAGCTAGATTTCCCTTTAGCGTGTCCTCCTGGTTtctcaatattcaatataatatatatttgtaaattaacgaacatataaattataatataaatatattatattcaaacTCAGTTACCTCAATTCTGAGGTAGTTCTGTTCAGAATGGAGGGCTTGGAAAACCACAGAGTTGTGGTAGTCAACCATACAAGCACTTGCTTCATCAAAGCATTCCAATAAAGGACTTGACCCATCCTCGTATAACCACCCTataacaccccatttggaaaCCTTCTTAGCATTGTACCTCAGCTCACTTCTGTTTGAGCCTGTCCCAAACGAAACCAACAAAAGACGATCGTATAACTCCATGGGCTTAATCTCCATGAAATCTGGATTTTGCTTCTTAGTTTGTTTTATCACTTCACTAATGGCAACCGAAGCCTGAAACCATATTAAATTTAGCAACAGTAAAATTAAGTCAGTCATGACACACCCTCCAAATTGCATACAAAACACTGCGTCACAGTCTGAGAAATGCTAACTGGACTTGCTTAAAAGAAAGTGCGGCTGTACACAGTACATGAAACTTTCTTATAAGCAAGTCTCTTTAGCATTTCCCGTCACTCTTACTGTATATGGTATACTGAACTCTAAAacctattttttaaaaaaaaaaaatcatgcgtAATTAAGAGCATCACCGGATTATTAGCGGCCACGCCACCATCGATGAGGTTGAACTCTTTTGGTTCCCCTTGTTGATCATTGTTTTCGAAATAGTGGGCAGGGAGCAAAGTTGGTGCTGCTGAGGTACCAATGCAAATGTCTGAAAGTTTAGCATTCAACACTGGACGGCTTGTCACCTTGATCATGACAAAAATACTTAGAACTTCGCTTAATTATCAATCAAATTCCACATGAAATTATTGATTTCTCATAATTGGTAATTAGTAATTAATATATTGATTGAATAAAGAACCTGATAAGAGGAAAATATGACAGGCAGAAGTTTCTTGATGTCAAACGTTGGAATAACCACGTTTGTCAAGGTTTGGTCCAACCTTTTGTCCCCTACTATATTTCTTATTAGCTTGTGCAAATACTTTCCATCATACTTGGGTCCTGTTAGAACTTTAACTAGATCTACAACTGCAGCACACAGTCCCCTGTATAATCATGAGACCGAAAGAGCGTTAGTTACCAGTTTAGTGGTACTTTTCTTCATGTTGTTTGAAGAGGTTCGAGTCCGAATCTTTCTTTTCCGACAAAAATAAGCAAAATTATATATCGATGCATCTAATTACAATTTTCGCATTAGTGTTTCAATAATATTACCTTGATTGTGGGAAAATTTTTGGACAGTTGTCAAGGTAAAATGGGACAATATCTTTGGCAGCGTATAATGGTCTATTGTTGTCATTAGGTGCTGCTAGCATGGTCGCAATTAGACCACCTGTGCTTGTCCCAGAAATAACGTCAAAGTAATCTGCAAGCCTTGCATCTTCACCATCTAGTTCCTAATTAGTTAATGCCACCTAATTAATAATGTAATTATGTAAAGCTTATTATGAATCGAAAACGAAAAGTGTTACCAAGCGAGCCCTTACCTGAAGTTGAGATTCAAGGTAAGCGAGAAGAACACCGGGGATGATTCCTCTAATTCCTCCTCCATCTATACTGAGAACTGTTATGAGGTTGCCATATTTTGGAGGCTGAAGGGCATTTAGAGATGAGCTTATATTTTCCATCTGTTGTGACAAGCTTGTGGATGTGGTGATCGATACAATCGAAAATGACACACTGTGGCTTGGACTTAGAGGCATTGGGTTTTGCGTGCTTATACCATGCCTTCAATACTCCTTATTTTATAGCCATTTGTTCATACTTCAATATCAATCCAATTTAATAAAACCTAGGCagtttttttggtcaagaatAAGACCTAGAGGTagtgttttcaagaacatgtGTTGGTTTAACTAAAGGATTATAAGATAAAGTATAGATAAAAATGATTGGACTTAACTGATGGTCTCCCAATATGAAGTACCTTATTGCTATTCAAATCTTGACATTATTAGGTCCTTTTTAGTGAAGATTTACTTGGAATCTGTAAGCCTcgaattattatttaatttttttgttgggcgTTAGCCCCttttcttcacaaaaaaaaaaatcttgaaatAGGTTAAATTCTAGTCTTACTAATGTCacaaaaaattccaacaaatatACGTTTGTTTACGTGACcaattcaatcaaaataaaataatctttgtgggtttattttaatttttttttcttgttcaaaGAATACGAAGACGAAATCCACAAGGAACacaattaaattaacaaattattatattttgaaaagatGAAATCCAAGAAACTTTGACATTTGGGTGGCAATGCTGGTGAGCTGGTCCAGTCAGTTCAAGTAATGTGGTACTaattaaagtgattatatggGGAAGTAATGTGGCAATCCACATTacatgcaattttttttagagtTTGTTTGgaagtgattttgaatagGTTTTGGAGAGAAACACCTCTCATAAACTTCtccataaaatcatttaaaataaCTTAAAGTGAGTATATGGAGAAGTGATTCTCCATATTGTTTTTTGATTTATCTAAAATCACTCTCAAATAAGCTCTTAATCTTTCGGTTACATGAAATGTGGTtagatatatgtatatataattaatataattttaagaAAGTCATATCATATCTTTCTCTCTTCAGGTTTGGGGTGCGGTattgagtatatatatatatatatatatatatatatatatatatatatatatatattccatacGAAAAGTCTAAGCGCGTGCTTTAAATGTAAATATTTAAGATTATCCAGGGTTTGGTTAACCAAGTCATGAGTCATGACTCAACGCTCTTGCAagattatttaataaatattcaTCTTTGTTGTTCATAAATATTAAGGTTAATAATTTATAGCAACTAGGTAgcaataaaaatgaaaacccacACGAAATCTGAGGTAGGTAAAGGTAATGAGCTAATTCCACAAGAAATGATAAAGGATCTGAGGCTTTATATTTAGATATTGTACATTTACTTGTATTTCGTAATATTTAGATTATCTTAAGGATCTAATTATTTAAGACATGACACACGACAcgtaaacttaaaaaataaaaataaaaaatctaataacttaattcaattttaaaattaaaaaaaaaatcaaaattcaagattaaaaaagaagacacGCAACTCTCCCTCCCCACCCTTATCCCCGCCATCCATACCCAACTCAAAGCCGCCCTGGCCACCACCATCTGTCTTTCCCTCTCACACACAGATTGACCCCCACAACCATGAAATAAGCAGGGTGTGAATACAAATCAAAGTGGTTCTCCAAATTGTAGAATTTGGAGGATTTAGTTTTTGGTCAATTGAGTATATTGAGAAGGGGCAGTGAGTGGAGAGGTTTATTCAATGGATATATGCAATTCCAATTTGATATTCCATATAACACTTTTTCATGTACTTTCAAAATCATAATCTGAGTGGATCAATACCCAAGCTCCTTTTCCCTCCCCGACCTGAGCCCAGATTCCCCTTCCCCGCCCCAACTCCTCCTAGCCCACTTACCCTCAACTTTCGAGgattttttaactttattttttttatttaaacaataataattttaaacaattttctgatgaaaaaactaatttttaataCATAAGTTGTTGATGTGTCATGTCTTAAACGATTAGATCATTAAAATTATCTAAATATTAAACAATACGGACAAATGCACAACATCTAAATGCAAGTCTCGTGATCATCAAGTGACCCTCATGAAACTGATAAAACAACTTCTCTGATTAAgcaaataaagaagaaaagaatgaaagcTTTACTGGTCAGAAGCCCATTGGACCTCGAATATGAATATGTTAGACTTGTTTTGATACTCCTTCCGGCATGGAATGCAATGCATCTGACATGAAAttcattgaaaattttggtgcCACATTCCAAAGCAGTGAGTGCCAAGCGGGTAATTATGGGCTGTGCCTAGtgtcctttctttttttggtcagagACGCAGTGTCCAGGTTTTGTCTTGAAGCTCAAGCAGCGGTACCACTGGTACTGAGTTTTGAAGCAGCTGTTTTCCATTGTTACAACTTGTATATCACAAAGATTTGGACTCACATGTTTTGGCAGTCCTCGCTTTAATTCTTTGTGCTTTTGTCTGCAAACTAAAGCCCAGGTGGAGGAGAGTTTTACTGTGTCCGGCTGTAGTATACGACAACACACTTAACACGATAAAATCAATGTGGGATTGAGTTGAATtaaaatacatgaaatttTGATGTGTTATGTGTTTCTAACTTTTCTATGGGTGACCTGTTCCGACAATCGGATTTAAAAATTTCTCCGAATAGAGGTGATGATAAGTAAGTTATGATTAATAGTTGTGACATGACGATGTAAAAAGACATAtcacaaattatatattattttgttgtcACTAATATATGTAAggattttatcaaaaatatcgAGTTTTAACCGTTGATGCATGTACGGATAATGACTGGGACAGTCGACCATCTTTGGATTTCAAATATCATATTCTTCCTTGTTTGGCAAGTAGCAATGACCTAGTTTCCATATGATACCAGTGCCCTTAACTTATTATGTTGTCCCCATTACAATGATAGAGGGTTGTTTAAAGTGCAAGCAATGAATAGCTCCTGTGGGACAATGAGGTATACTCATAGATTCTTCAACCGTAATAtgataataatatatatactacaagcaaagttatatatataatatatagtgTAATACTGAGCAAAGTAGGTTGTCACAAAACTATTTAGAGTGGGCTTCACGTTTTCCttcgtatatatatatatatatagtccttTTTTATTAAGGGatcttttaaataattttatttgagggacgtCTTTTAGGGTactctataatttttttttcaatgatccaaaccatctattttataggccttcattcatagatcatccttacaaaaaattagacaaatggGAAACCTTTtcaacatccaattgtgtcctacaaaatcaataaacacggtgcttcaagaaaatactaaaatttcaataactcaattgaattgtcaaatgatatcggattcaagtgattttttctagaaatgatctttgaatgagtatctacaaaatagacggtttggattagtgaaatacaatccggagtgGACCCTACAAGGGATGTCCcttaaataagcttatttgagagatccctcaatggaaactctttgtatattatatatatatatatatatattttttttttttcttatataaaattattttaatctCTGAATGTAACCCATTTCGAAATTTGAAAGAAACTTCAactttaaagaaaagttgacacttgactcacacacacacacacacagaatTTGGGTACTTGAAACGAAACACTTGGCAGTTGGGTTCAAGTGGGGCTGGAAAATCATGTGATTGCTTGCATTGATGGATTTTCTGAAATAGGATTAATTATAGAGTAGCTgctgctttcttcttcttcccagcACATCCTGAAATGGATTTTCCAAATTAATCGGTCATTAGTTCACATAAATGCTAGTCTATGTATACGACTTTGACGTCTTCTAACTCTTGAAATAAAAGATTGAACTGGTAAATGCCTGAAACAGAAaacttccttccttgattacCAAAATCAAAACTCGTGTTTGGAATCTTAATTATAGCTTTTTAATATTGGAAGCAATGAACGTTTCTAGACCTAATCATTTTCAAGTTTGACAATGCAAAAAAGTGCTTTAACTGCATTTAACTTTTTTGAGGTAAACAGAAAAagtcccttctttttttaaaataatcaaatattttaaaggaTGATTTGAAATTCAT
Above is a genomic segment from Prunus dulcis chromosome 7, ALMONDv2, whole genome shotgun sequence containing:
- the LOC117634527 gene encoding patatin-like protein 1, whose translation is MENISSSLNALQPPKYGNLITVLSIDGGGIRGIIPGELDGEDARLADYFDVISGTSTGGLIATMLAAPNDNNRPLYAAKDIVPFYLDNCPKIFPQSRGLCAAVVDLVKVLTGPKYDGKYLHKLIRNIVGDKRLDQTLTNVVIPTFDIKKLLPVIFSSYQVTSRPVLNAKLSDICIGTSAAPTLLPAHYFENNDQQGEPKEFNLIDGGVAANNPASVAISEVIKQTKKQNPDFMEIKPMELYDRLLLVSFGTGSNRSELRYNAKKVSKWGVIGWLYEDGSSPLLECFDEASACMVDYHNSVVFQALHSEQNYLRIEEDTLKGNLASADKATKENLENLVEVGNTLLQKPISTMDLDTGLYEPVENGGTNQQALQR